A stretch of Allostreptomyces psammosilenae DNA encodes these proteins:
- a CDS encoding acyl carrier protein, with translation MALDDIRRLLTACAGADGNAALAGDIMDTDFGDLGYDSLALMEMAARIEQERGVKIPDEVITELRTPRAVLETVNGGVVA, from the coding sequence ATGGCCCTCGACGACATCCGGCGGCTGCTCACCGCCTGCGCCGGCGCGGACGGCAACGCCGCCCTGGCCGGCGACATCATGGACACCGACTTCGGGGACCTCGGCTACGACTCGCTGGCCCTGATGGAGATGGCCGCGCGCATCGAGCAGGAGCGCGGGGTGAAGATCCCCGACGAGGTGATCACCGAGCTGCGCACGCCGCGCGCCGTCCTGGAGACCGTGAACGGAGGTGTGGTGGCGTGA
- a CDS encoding aromatase/cyclase, which yields MSEQQREYALEHSEVITARASDLYGIIADVTRWPVLFGPTVHTDHIERTPSVERFHLWALLDGNVLNWTTRRTHDPERLVVTYAQAHSRPPFRTMTGEWRFRPLDGERSEVVLTHRFVPLEDTPEIREQITRTLDRNSTVELARLRGVAELGHSADELVFSFEEALSGIAGSAADAYAFVAEAEAWPERLPRVTKAVLRDYREGIENLELETVADDGSTTATSAVRVLFPGERIAFKHITVPKPLLGHSGLWTFSDVPAEQGGGSTISVRHTVSVNPATIGEVLGAGATLEDARRHAREILGAQCRATMERAAAHAAERATVPGATKPGDDAVTGAAAPV from the coding sequence GTGAGCGAGCAGCAGCGGGAGTACGCGCTGGAGCACAGCGAGGTCATCACCGCGCGGGCCAGCGACCTGTACGGGATCATCGCGGACGTCACCCGTTGGCCGGTGCTCTTCGGCCCCACGGTCCACACCGACCACATCGAGCGCACCCCGAGCGTGGAGCGCTTCCACCTGTGGGCGCTGCTCGACGGCAACGTCCTGAACTGGACCACGCGGCGCACCCACGACCCGGAGCGCCTGGTCGTCACCTACGCCCAGGCGCACAGCCGTCCCCCGTTCCGCACCATGACCGGCGAGTGGCGCTTCCGCCCGCTGGACGGCGAGCGCTCCGAGGTGGTGCTGACGCACCGCTTCGTGCCGCTGGAGGACACCCCCGAGATCCGGGAGCAGATCACCAGGACGCTCGACCGCAACAGCACGGTCGAGCTGGCCCGGCTGCGCGGTGTCGCGGAGCTCGGCCACTCCGCCGACGAGCTGGTGTTCTCCTTCGAGGAGGCGCTGTCCGGGATCGCCGGCTCCGCCGCCGACGCCTACGCGTTCGTCGCCGAGGCTGAGGCGTGGCCGGAGCGCCTGCCGCGGGTGACCAAGGCCGTGCTGCGCGACTACCGCGAGGGCATCGAGAACCTGGAGCTGGAGACCGTGGCCGACGACGGTTCCACCACGGCCACCAGCGCGGTCCGGGTGCTGTTCCCGGGCGAGCGCATCGCCTTCAAGCACATCACCGTCCCCAAGCCGCTGCTCGGTCACAGCGGGCTGTGGACCTTCAGCGACGTCCCGGCGGAGCAGGGCGGCGGATCGACGATCAGCGTCCGGCACACCGTCTCGGTGAACCCGGCCACGATCGGCGAGGTGCTGGGCGCCGGCGCCACGCTGGAGGACGCCCGCCGCCACGCCCGGGAGATCCTCGGCGCGCAGTGCCGCGCGACGATGGAGCGCGCCGCCGCGCACGCCGCGGAGCGGGCCACCGTGCCGGGCGCGACGAAGCCGGGGGACGACGCCGTCACCGGCGCCGCCGCCCCGGTCTGA